Genomic DNA from candidate division TA06 bacterium:
GCCCCAGAGGTGATTGGGCATCAGTCTGTAGTTGGAGACATAGACATCGGAATAGGAGTTTTCATCATAGTCTCCCCAGCACACTCCCCTGCTCCTCAGATTCTCATTCACTCCCGCGGAATCAGTGCAGTTTGAGAATGTGCCATCGCCAAGGTTGTGCCAGAGAAAGTCTGGATAGCTGATTCCAAGGTCCCAGTTTTCATAATTGGCAACATAGATGTCAATATAACCATCGTTGTCGTAGTCCCCCCACGCCACACCTTCTGAAGGGAACGTATCAGAAGGGTTCCCCGCAGCCAGAGTCACATCAGTGAATGTCTCATCGCCATTGTTCCGCCACAGGATGTCACTGCTGTATCCGCAGCAGTTGGCGTAGATGTCGAGCCAGCCATCATTGTCGTAGTCTCCCCACACGCCGCCGCAGGAAGCAGAGCCGCCTATCCCTGCCGAGTCGGTTACCTCAGTGAAATTCCAGTCTGGCGGTCCATTGTTCCTGAAAAGGCGTTTCCCCTGCACAAGCAAGTCTTCGTACCCATCGTTGTTGTAGTCTCCCCACGCGAGCTTTGTCCCACCAACACTGCCTAATCCACAATCCTGTGTTATGTCAGTGAAAACTGAATGGGCCGGGCATGCCAGAAAGACCAAGGCGAGCAAACATATTACCAGCTTCATACATTCCTCCAGGAAGAAACGAAAACTGGAACTCCTACAGGCCAAGCTCAGACCTCAACTGAAGATATTTGATAACGTCACTCCGGCAGACTATGCCGACAAGGTTTCCACCATCAATGACCGGTACCTGATGTACGTCTTTCTCGTTAAGCCTTGCCATAACCAGGTTGCCATCGTCGGCAGGCGAAACCGTACGCAACTCACCCTCAGGAGTCATTACCTCTCCAACTCTGGTCGCCCTTCGAGAGTCAGGAGACACCGACTTAACATCTTCAAGACAGATGATCCCTTTTGCCTTACCGTCATCTTCAACAAGGAAAGCTCTTCTGCCGTCCTTTAGAATGTGCTCATTGATCAACTCTTCTACGGTCAAGTCGGCTCCTATGGTCTCGAAAGTTCTGCTCATCAGGTCCTCTGCCCTCACATCCTGGAGCATCTCCCTCATCACCACCTGTTGGTAGCCTCTCACAGCGGCACTATGCAGGAACCATCCGATGAAAGCGAACCAGAGTCCGCTTATGAAGACGCCCCGCAACGCCAGCGTGATTCCGACAATTATCAGAAGCCACGCGACCAACTGCCCAGAGATGGATGCGACCCTTGTGGCCCTTTTCAGATTCCCGGTTATGCCCCAGACTATTGAACGTAGAACTCTTCCGCCATCAAGCGGAAAACCGGGAACCAGATTGAAGACTGCAAGCACAAAGTTTATGAATGAAAGATAGCGGAACAGAGCACCGAAAGGAGGCGAAACAATACTTGTTGCAAGCCAGAGGAAACCGAAAACGATCCCGAGCCCAATGCTTGAAAGCGGGCCAACTATGGCCATAATGAACTCTTTTCCCGGGCTTTCCGGTTCATGAGAAATCTGGGAGACGCCTCCAAAAATGAAGAGGGTTATGCCCCTCACCTTGTCCCCTTGCTTGTTTGAAACAATAGAGTGTGCAAGTTCGTGTACCAGGACTGACGCAAAAAAGAGCAAGCTCGTGAGAATCCCTATTGACCAGTACTGCCACCCCGGCCAATCAGGATAGGTCTGAGGAAAATAGAAGAGAGCAAGGCTTAAGGTTACAAGAAAAAAGATTACTAACCAGCTCGAGTCTATCCTAATGTCTACGTCGGCGATTCTGCCCACTTTCCATGATGTC
This window encodes:
- a CDS encoding site-2 protease family protein; the protein is MRTSWKVGRIADVDIRIDSSWLVIFFLVTLSLALFYFPQTYPDWPGWQYWSIGILTSLLFFASVLVHELAHSIVSNKQGDKVRGITLFIFGGVSQISHEPESPGKEFIMAIVGPLSSIGLGIVFGFLWLATSIVSPPFGALFRYLSFINFVLAVFNLVPGFPLDGGRVLRSIVWGITGNLKRATRVASISGQLVAWLLIIVGITLALRGVFISGLWFAFIGWFLHSAAVRGYQQVVMREMLQDVRAEDLMSRTFETIGADLTVEELINEHILKDGRRAFLVEDDGKAKGIICLEDVKSVSPDSRRATRVGEVMTPEGELRTVSPADDGNLVMARLNEKDVHQVPVIDGGNLVGIVCRSDVIKYLQLRSELGL